In Moorena sp. SIOASIH, the following proteins share a genomic window:
- a CDS encoding SpvB/TcaC N-terminal domain-containing protein, whose product MENSKITTTQLSLPKGGGAIQGIGETFQANEFTGTAALSIPIPTTPCRGFEPQLSVEYSSGSGNGTFGLGFALSVPNISRKTSKGLPKYDGTDTFILSNADDLVPVGNRTKGSFDITRYCPRTEGLFAKIEHWCDPTTGSSFWQVISKDNITSRYGKTAQARISDPDNENHVFAWLLEESFDAKGNCIVYKYKPENTEGFTQEIYEVNRTQTANKYLEKIQYGNYQPLQPQPGDNLSSVEWHFEVVFDYGEYQIDPSNKTKPYTYSIGEWKSRKDPFSTYHAGFEIRTHRLCRNVLMFHNFTELHSEPVLVHATHFDYQESSNLTLLKAVESIGYRYENVKYQTKSLPPLEFQYTQFNLEGQEFEPFLEEDSRFLPGLISYEYQILDLYGEGIPGVLYNDGTSTRYWEPAANGEGSKAVRYNPPQTPQSLPIAYGKTNNQQLIDLTGNGQLDLVVSSPNVSGYYEVKSDRTWQSFQTFPAFPNEYLDPDSQLTDITGDGLLDLLRLEGDRVKVYPGKGKAGFDVHIIQQPEPDLPLEKKGDHTEALRFADIFGTGRQHLVRISNGAVECWPSLGYGKFGKKVTLGNAPSFGIDFDISRLFLADIDGSGTADILYVKSDRIDIYYNQGGNRFSKPFSLLLPQPYDNLVQLQFADVLGNGTTCLVLSSRNPDLSLRHQYYDFCAGQKPHLLISYANNLGTTTRFHYQASTQFYLDDKKAGKPWKTRLHFPVHLLAKTETIDQISGAKFVSRYAYHEGYFDPVEREFRGFGLVERWDSETYDHFNLGDLHGEMPFVQSAPELHVPPVYVKTWYHVGASRPGEALSRYYGEDYYGGDSEAHDLPDSSLENPGLEPETDALREASRALHGQVLRQEVYALDGDQNPDLAPHPYTVTENNYRVRIIQPRSHHKYPVCLVSPRESLSYDYERNPVDPRISHAFTLEVDAYGYPTKTCQIFYPRRSTAGSALSEQVTLRAIASTTQFIHTVDDFYLLGIPAEEKALEIGGLTVGASSYFSFEQVLAQVNQALANEIPFGQSLGGATLQARLLSWNRYYYWNQDKTDFLKPRGTSALALSHHVETAEFTAAQITEVLGGKTQTLNTLLADGGYQQAEGYWWNPGSIQFYLDGESYYLLHQVEDAFGVATTLQYDRYLLLPQTVTDALGNVTQTEIDYQVLAPWKVTDTNDNVSEVLFDPLGLVIATTIYGTENGTVQGDSPLKDYQLVADASFDAILAQPDAYLQSATTYFFYDVDARQEDSQPPRSIQLMRETHVADLEDGDTTSIRIQVAYSDGLGRALQTKFQSSPEPAFTLVDKELTEVDAPERWLVSGRRVYNNKGLPIKQYEPFYSTTADYEPEAVVTEHGVTSVIHYDPLARPIRVDTPKGFFSKVEFTPWHSLHYDANDTLKASPYYLENNNNGLPDDEQDALTKTEVHDQTPTELVLDNQGRTFLTREMLTADAGRGEKLETYVALDISGNQLASADPRLYPQGLDNFRQTYTMAGEVIYAWSADAGERWNLSNVLGQPIHHWNQRGFHFTTTYDQLQRPVEVRVQGDDGAGLSLDQVVERLDYGETEANPTIKNLRGQVVRHYDSAGVVHFDLYDIKGALRRVRREIRREYKAEVDWQTLDSVELESKDFSSETTYNALGQTITTTHPDQSRETLVYHPEGWLQQLYVTLSDGSQEQPLITDLAYNARGQRTQINYGNSVVTTYQYEPETFRLTHLETVAPDGSTWLQRIDYAYDPVGNITRLRDQSHQQILSNQSDVEALSDYTYDPLYRLTVATGRQHPELTGEEYKDPTAFKQSRFLRLDNSPVLEPYTQKYTYDIGGNLTQIQHDTTGSHSWTREMQTAATSNRAVLKTLATAPDQVDDFYDGHGNLLRSQQLQQLRWNCQDHLAAVEVGADRAITNSEYYLYDGAGQRVRKVTETPDGEVRDTLYLGALELQQNAQGQVVARNLRFRSDGHAAITLCYQDAKNTTLRYQLSNHLGSVALELDHQGETLSYEEYLPYGGTALIAGSNEGEVEAKTYRYSTKERDDTSSLYYYGARYYAPWFGRWLNPDPSGAAGGLNIYSMVQNNPITLIDPDGRTGVNNQLLLSSTRIADIAMLGAHDAGTYNIRNMESISRCQHLSLTEQAEVGVQYFDLRVRTNRAGEWKFYHGEEKLQGLIKGFNAPGSAIEPLADLFTYAKNHPERLFLFKFHFDQGKDSPVDISFFLADTVKQLKNNLISGAQTKRLGEVTIGESVHAGKNIGILGHHASFSIRNTPSAKDYIFEYGKNTYGGWGKTPKPKQLVKHLIKGINKENPEGRILVSQTNLPALIPPSLKVLGTPKAWLGLKSLASTSHQQVAEGLEEASMNSRRNPGVISMDFVGTKYASTDRYKKLRNKSNAPLYLYNKKNH is encoded by the coding sequence ATGGAAAATAGCAAAATCACCACAACCCAACTGTCTTTACCCAAAGGCGGTGGAGCGATTCAGGGAATTGGAGAAACCTTTCAGGCTAACGAGTTTACGGGCACGGCTGCCCTATCGATTCCGATTCCGACAACTCCTTGCCGGGGTTTTGAACCGCAGTTGAGTGTGGAGTATAGTTCCGGTTCCGGAAATGGTACTTTTGGTTTAGGGTTTGCTCTGTCGGTTCCTAATATTTCCCGCAAAACCTCGAAAGGACTGCCCAAATACGATGGCACTGATACCTTTATTCTCTCCAATGCTGATGATTTGGTACCGGTAGGTAATCGAACTAAAGGAAGTTTCGATATTACTCGTTACTGCCCTCGCACTGAAGGGTTATTCGCCAAAATTGAACATTGGTGCGATCCCACGACGGGTTCATCCTTTTGGCAGGTCATCAGTAAGGATAATATCACTAGTAGATATGGTAAAACGGCTCAAGCCAGAATCTCTGACCCGGACAACGAAAATCACGTCTTTGCATGGTTGCTAGAAGAGAGCTTTGATGCTAAAGGAAATTGTATTGTCTATAAATATAAACCAGAAAATACCGAGGGTTTTACCCAAGAGATTTACGAAGTAAACCGGACGCAAACAGCTAATAAATATCTAGAAAAGATTCAGTATGGTAACTACCAACCGCTGCAACCACAACCAGGAGATAACCTGAGTAGTGTTGAGTGGCATTTTGAAGTAGTCTTTGACTATGGTGAGTACCAGATCGACCCAAGCAATAAGACTAAACCCTATACTTATTCAATTGGAGAATGGAAAAGTCGCAAAGACCCATTTTCCACCTATCATGCCGGGTTTGAAATTCGTACCCATCGCCTGTGCCGTAACGTTTTAATGTTCCACAACTTTACGGAATTGCACAGCGAACCGGTACTAGTCCACGCCACGCACTTCGATTATCAAGAAAGTTCTAATCTTACTTTATTAAAGGCTGTCGAGTCGATCGGGTATCGTTATGAAAACGTTAAGTATCAAACTAAGAGTTTACCACCTCTGGAATTTCAATATACTCAATTTAATCTGGAAGGACAGGAATTTGAACCATTCCTAGAAGAGGACAGTCGGTTTTTGCCCGGTTTGATATCCTATGAGTATCAAATCCTGGATTTATACGGGGAAGGCATTCCGGGAGTTTTGTACAACGACGGCACCTCGACCCGATATTGGGAACCGGCAGCTAATGGTGAGGGAAGTAAAGCAGTAAGATATAACCCTCCCCAAACTCCTCAATCCTTGCCGATCGCTTATGGGAAAACCAATAACCAACAGTTAATCGATTTAACGGGTAACGGTCAATTAGACTTAGTGGTCAGTAGTCCCAATGTTTCGGGATACTACGAAGTAAAAAGCGATCGCACTTGGCAGAGTTTCCAAACCTTTCCCGCCTTTCCCAACGAATATCTAGACCCGGACAGTCAATTGACGGATATTACTGGGGATGGGTTGTTAGACTTGTTGCGCTTAGAAGGCGATCGCGTCAAGGTTTATCCGGGAAAGGGGAAAGCAGGTTTTGATGTACATATTATACAGCAGCCGGAACCTGATTTGCCTTTAGAGAAGAAAGGCGATCACACGGAAGCCTTGCGGTTTGCAGATATTTTTGGTACCGGGAGGCAGCATTTAGTCAGAATCAGCAATGGTGCGGTAGAATGCTGGCCTTCCTTGGGCTACGGTAAGTTTGGCAAAAAAGTCACCTTGGGCAATGCACCAAGCTTTGGCATAGACTTCGATATATCCCGGTTGTTTTTAGCGGATATTGATGGTTCCGGGACAGCAGATATATTGTATGTGAAAAGCGATCGCATCGACATCTACTACAATCAAGGTGGCAATCGTTTCAGCAAACCCTTTTCCCTGCTGCTGCCCCAGCCCTATGACAATTTGGTTCAGTTGCAATTCGCGGATGTATTGGGTAATGGCACCACCTGTCTGGTTCTGAGCAGCCGTAATCCGGATCTGAGCTTGCGCCATCAATACTACGATTTTTGCGCGGGTCAAAAACCGCACCTCTTAATTAGCTATGCCAACAATCTGGGCACAACTACCCGGTTTCACTACCAAGCCTCAACCCAGTTTTATCTTGATGACAAAAAAGCCGGAAAGCCTTGGAAAACGCGGTTGCACTTCCCGGTGCATTTGTTAGCAAAAACCGAAACCATTGACCAGATTTCCGGAGCTAAATTTGTTTCCCGTTATGCCTATCATGAGGGCTATTTTGATCCAGTAGAGCGGGAATTTCGCGGTTTTGGCCTGGTGGAGCGGTGGGACAGTGAAACCTATGACCATTTTAATCTTGGGGATCTGCATGGAGAGATGCCGTTTGTGCAAAGTGCCCCGGAACTCCATGTACCGCCAGTTTATGTCAAGACTTGGTATCATGTCGGTGCTTCCCGCCCAGGGGAAGCGCTCTCCCGTTACTATGGGGAAGATTATTATGGTGGGGATTCTGAGGCCCATGACCTGCCAGATAGCAGCCTAGAAAACCCTGGCCTGGAACCGGAAACCGATGCCCTGCGGGAAGCGTCGCGGGCTTTGCATGGTCAGGTTTTGCGACAGGAAGTGTATGCCTTAGATGGGGATCAAAATCCTGATCTTGCCCCTCACCCCTATACTGTTACAGAGAACAATTATCGGGTTCGGATAATTCAGCCGCGATCGCATCATAAGTACCCAGTCTGCTTGGTGAGCCCCCGGGAAAGCCTCAGCTATGACTACGAGCGTAACCCCGTCGATCCACGGATCAGCCATGCATTTACTCTGGAGGTGGATGCCTATGGTTACCCGACAAAAACCTGTCAGATTTTTTATCCCCGGCGATCGACTGCTGGGTCAGCGTTGTCTGAGCAGGTAACATTGAGAGCGATCGCCTCCACCACTCAATTCATCCACACCGTTGACGATTTCTATTTATTGGGCATTCCTGCTGAAGAAAAAGCCTTGGAAATCGGCGGTTTAACTGTTGGAGCATCCTCTTATTTTAGCTTTGAGCAAGTGTTGGCCCAGGTTAATCAAGCCTTAGCCAACGAGATTCCCTTTGGACAGAGCCTTGGTGGTGCAACGCTCCAAGCCCGTTTACTTTCCTGGAATCGTTATTACTACTGGAATCAAGATAAAACCGATTTCCTAAAACCGCGCGGAACTTCTGCCCTAGCCCTCAGTCACCATGTAGAAACCGCTGAATTTACAGCAGCCCAGATTACAGAAGTTTTGGGTGGGAAAACACAAACCCTCAATACTCTGTTGGCAGATGGAGGATACCAACAGGCCGAGGGCTATTGGTGGAATCCTGGCTCAATTCAATTTTATTTGGATGGGGAGAGTTATTATTTACTCCACCAGGTAGAAGATGCCTTCGGTGTAGCCACAACTCTGCAATACGATCGTTACTTACTCTTGCCGCAAACTGTGACGGATGCCTTGGGCAATGTCACCCAGACAGAAATTGATTATCAGGTGCTTGCCCCTTGGAAAGTAACAGATACCAACGATAATGTATCGGAAGTCCTCTTTGATCCTTTAGGCTTGGTGATTGCCACCACAATCTATGGCACAGAAAATGGTACAGTGCAAGGGGATTCGCCCCTGAAGGATTATCAACTTGTCGCGGATGCCAGTTTTGATGCTATTCTGGCTCAACCGGATGCCTACCTCCAGTCAGCAACCACCTATTTCTTTTACGACGTAGATGCCCGGCAAGAAGATTCCCAGCCTCCCCGCTCCATCCAGCTTATGCGGGAAACTCACGTTGCTGATTTGGAAGACGGAGACACCACCAGCATTCGGATTCAAGTGGCCTATTCCGACGGGCTGGGTCGTGCCCTGCAAACCAAATTCCAATCCAGTCCAGAGCCCGCTTTTACTCTGGTGGACAAAGAGCTCACTGAGGTTGATGCTCCTGAACGCTGGCTTGTATCTGGGCGAAGAGTCTACAACAACAAGGGGTTGCCCATCAAGCAATACGAGCCATTTTACAGCACTACGGCAGATTATGAACCAGAAGCAGTTGTGACGGAACATGGGGTAACTTCGGTTATACACTACGATCCCCTCGCCCGTCCTATTCGTGTGGATACGCCTAAAGGCTTCTTCTCCAAGGTAGAGTTTACCCCTTGGCACTCACTGCACTATGATGCTAATGATACGCTTAAAGCGTCCCCCTATTATCTTGAGAATAATAACAACGGGTTGCCAGATGATGAGCAAGATGCCCTGACCAAAACCGAAGTCCATGACCAGACTCCCACAGAGTTGGTGCTGGATAATCAGGGTCGTACTTTTTTGACGCGGGAGATGCTCACTGCTGATGCTGGTCGAGGGGAGAAACTGGAAACCTACGTTGCCTTGGATATTTCTGGCAACCAACTTGCTAGCGCTGACCCCCGTTTATATCCCCAGGGACTGGATAATTTTAGACAGACCTACACCATGGCTGGGGAAGTGATATATGCCTGGAGTGCCGATGCAGGGGAGCGGTGGAATCTGTCTAATGTGTTGGGGCAACCGATTCATCACTGGAATCAGCGAGGCTTTCATTTTACCACAACCTATGATCAGTTGCAACGTCCTGTAGAGGTGCGGGTACAGGGAGATGATGGTGCTGGACTCAGCTTGGATCAAGTAGTTGAGCGCCTGGACTATGGCGAAACTGAGGCGAATCCTACAATCAAGAATCTACGGGGTCAGGTGGTGCGCCACTACGATTCGGCAGGGGTGGTGCATTTCGATTTGTATGACATTAAAGGGGCTTTGCGTCGGGTGCGACGGGAAATTCGTAGGGAGTACAAGGCTGAAGTAGACTGGCAGACTCTAGACTCGGTAGAGCTCGAATCCAAAGATTTTAGCTCAGAGACCACCTACAATGCCCTAGGACAGACCATCACCACAACTCATCCAGACCAGAGCAGAGAAACTTTAGTCTATCATCCAGAAGGCTGGCTGCAGCAACTCTATGTCACCCTGAGTGATGGTAGTCAAGAGCAGCCTCTGATTACTGACTTAGCTTATAATGCCCGAGGGCAACGCACCCAAATTAACTATGGCAACAGTGTTGTCACTACCTATCAATATGAGCCAGAAACCTTCCGGTTGACCCATCTGGAAACGGTTGCCCCTGATGGCAGCACTTGGCTGCAAAGGATTGACTATGCCTATGATCCGGTGGGCAATATCACCCGTTTACGGGATCAGAGCCATCAACAGATATTGAGTAACCAGTCTGATGTCGAGGCTTTGAGTGATTATACTTACGACCCCCTCTATCGGCTGACTGTGGCAACGGGTCGGCAACATCCAGAGTTGACGGGAGAAGAATACAAAGATCCGACAGCCTTTAAACAAAGTCGCTTTCTGAGGTTGGATAACAGCCCTGTGCTGGAGCCATATACCCAGAAATATACCTATGATATTGGGGGTAACTTGACTCAGATCCAACATGATACGACGGGTAGTCATTCCTGGACCCGTGAGATGCAAACAGCAGCTACATCGAACCGGGCAGTGCTGAAGACCCTGGCGACTGCTCCAGACCAGGTGGATGATTTTTATGATGGCCACGGCAATTTGTTGCGATCTCAACAGTTGCAGCAGTTGCGGTGGAACTGTCAAGATCATCTGGCTGCGGTGGAGGTTGGGGCAGACAGAGCCATAACCAACTCAGAATATTATCTCTATGATGGAGCGGGGCAGCGGGTGCGTAAGGTGACGGAAACCCCAGATGGTGAAGTGAGGGACACCCTTTACCTGGGAGCGCTGGAGTTGCAACAGAATGCACAGGGGCAGGTGGTGGCAAGGAATCTGCGTTTTCGGAGTGATGGTCATGCAGCTATAACCCTGTGCTATCAAGACGCCAAGAACACAACGTTGCGCTATCAACTGAGTAACCACCTCGGCTCAGTGGCATTAGAGCTAGATCACCAAGGAGAAACTCTCAGTTATGAGGAGTATCTGCCCTATGGGGGCACAGCTTTAATTGCTGGGAGCAATGAGGGGGAAGTTGAGGCCAAAACCTACCGCTACTCTACTAAAGAACGGGATGATACCTCAAGTCTCTATTACTATGGTGCTCGGTATTATGCTCCTTGGTTTGGACGCTGGCTTAATCCCGATCCATCTGGTGCAGCAGGTGGGCTAAATATATATTCCATGGTACAGAATAATCCGATTACATTGATAGACCCAGATGGTCGAACAGGGGTAAATAACCAACTGCTTTTAAGCAGCACAAGAATAGCAGATATAGCCATGTTAGGTGCTCATGATGCGGGTACCTATAACATCAGAAATATGGAGTCTATTAGCAGATGTCAGCACCTTAGTCTAACGGAACAAGCAGAAGTAGGGGTGCAATATTTTGACCTGAGAGTCCGAACCAATCGAGCCGGAGAGTGGAAATTTTATCATGGGGAAGAAAAGTTGCAAGGGCTTATTAAAGGATTCAATGCTCCCGGTTCTGCCATAGAACCACTTGCAGATCTGTTCACTTACGCAAAAAATCATCCAGAGAGGCTTTTTTTGTTTAAGTTCCATTTTGATCAAGGCAAGGATAGTCCAGTAGATATCAGTTTTTTTCTGGCAGATACAGTTAAACAACTGAAAAACAATTTAATTTCAGGGGCACAAACTAAGAGATTAGGAGAAGTGACAATTGGGGAATCTGTTCACGCTGGAAAAAACATCGGGATTTTAGGACACCATGCGAGTTTCAGCATTAGAAACACCCCTAGTGCAAAAGACTATATCTTTGAATATGGAAAAAATACCTATGGTGGCTGGGGAAAGACACCGAAACCTAAACAGCTTGTTAAGCATTTAATCAAAGGAATCAACAAAGAAAACCCAGAAGGAAGAATCCTAGTCTCCCAGACTAACTTGCCAGCCTTGATCCCACCATCTCTCAAAGTGCTTGGTACGCCTAAAGCCTGGCTGGGTCTAAAATCTCTGGCTTCTACTTCTCATCAACAGGTTGCTGAGGGGTTGGAAGAAGCTAGTATGAATTCTCGGCGTAATCCTGGCGTAATATCAATGGATTTTGTGGGAACTAAATATGCATCAACTGATCGCTATAAGAAGCTGCGAAACAAAAGTAATGCTCCTTTGTACTTATACAACAAAAAGAACCACTAA
- a CDS encoding RHS repeat-associated core domain-containing protein, which yields MISYEEYFPYGGTSFVAGRSLAEVKLKQYRYSGKERDASTGLYYYGARYYAPWLGRWMSCDPAGTVDGLNLYVFVGGNPVILRDTGGLVITPVIGVAYRRDAQGAGHQRDLELVQQANPNARVVTIASDAFFNNHGNQTHLGPNGRVANIKGVDSIFIPGGPHAHPAQKGDRNQPRPNAVQYANARHQFESGLIQQALASNIPILAVCGGSWRLAAELGAQIQQLPNQVMGRHNLPMNSVNKYAHNVNIRRGSQLEQVANGNQFSYRARDFALNNGSLTIAANSVHWAQATFPGNVARTAVEPNVTGPNIPNAQRVTEGFESHQHHYAIGVQWHPEYAQNNLDAQQDQLRNHSHYHLNIMGSIGQAGIEGRAARMIQRSYRTYRNRMREQKQGNKAGGVN from the coding sequence ATTATCAGTTACGAAGAGTATTTCCCCTACGGCGGGACGTCTTTCGTGGCGGGACGGAGTTTAGCCGAGGTGAAGTTGAAGCAGTATCGCTATTCCGGTAAGGAACGAGATGCGAGTACGGGTCTTTATTATTACGGTGCCCGGTATTATGCCCCTTGGTTGGGTCGGTGGATGAGTTGCGATCCGGCAGGGACTGTTGATGGGTTGAATTTGTATGTGTTTGTGGGGGGGAATCCAGTGATACTTAGGGATACAGGAGGGCTAGTTATCACACCTGTTATCGGTGTTGCTTACAGGCGTGACGCACAGGGTGCTGGTCACCAGCGAGATTTAGAACTCGTCCAACAAGCGAATCCTAATGCTAGAGTTGTAACCATTGCTTCTGATGCATTCTTCAATAATCATGGCAATCAAACCCACCTTGGTCCAAATGGGCGCGTAGCAAATATAAAAGGGGTTGACAGTATATTTATACCAGGTGGTCCCCACGCTCACCCCGCTCAAAAAGGTGACAGGAATCAACCTAGACCAAATGCAGTTCAATATGCTAATGCAAGGCATCAATTTGAATCAGGTTTAATCCAGCAAGCTTTAGCTAGCAATATTCCTATTCTTGCAGTTTGTGGTGGTTCATGGCGTTTAGCCGCAGAATTGGGAGCTCAGATTCAGCAGCTGCCAAATCAAGTAATGGGAAGGCACAATTTACCTATGAATAGCGTAAATAAATACGCTCATAATGTTAATATCCGAAGGGGTTCACAACTCGAACAAGTCGCTAATGGAAACCAATTTAGCTATCGTGCTCGTGACTTTGCTCTAAATAATGGAAGCCTGACAATAGCTGCCAATAGCGTGCATTGGGCGCAGGCTACCTTTCCTGGAAATGTAGCCAGAACAGCAGTGGAACCGAACGTTACAGGTCCGAATATCCCTAATGCCCAGCGAGTCACTGAAGGTTTTGAAAGTCATCAACATCACTATGCGATAGGGGTTCAGTGGCATCCAGAATACGCTCAAAACAACTTGGATGCACAACAGGATCAACTGCGGAATCATTCTCATTATCATTTAAATATAATGGGCTCTATCGGTCAAGCTGGAATTGAGGGACGCGCAGCACGAATGATACAAAGATCGTATAGAACATATCGCAATCGGATGCGCGAACAAAAGCAAGGAAACAAAGCAGGCGGAGTAAATTAG
- a CDS encoding transposase — MITQIPKGYQEWFRVVMRKMPHLSKSQAVGLAMGRFFGIAITQSCGLSTVAVFLAEIQHRSENNVREQLRQWYKEKSHKYGRKRQEIEVSESFAFLLLWILSWWSSDQKSLVLAADASTLGKRFTVLVISVVYRGCGIPVAWKIVGATEKGSWQPYWHQLLNQVKQGIPDDWFVIVTTDRGLYAKWFYQGIVANGWHPLMRINAQGYYQPSQVLGDQPPSKLPLSGLITEVGQHWSGRVRCFRSNCVDCTLLARWDHGYADPWLMLTDLSPQQAQIYWYSMRSWIECLFKDIKRGGFGWHHTKMTDPKRAERQW, encoded by the coding sequence ATGATCACACAGATTCCGAAAGGGTATCAAGAATGGTTCAGAGTAGTGATGAGGAAGATGCCTCATCTGAGCAAATCTCAGGCAGTGGGATTAGCAATGGGTCGCTTTTTTGGTATTGCCATCACTCAAAGTTGTGGATTATCAACAGTAGCCGTATTTTTAGCAGAAATCCAACATCGATCAGAAAACAATGTCAGAGAGCAGTTAAGGCAATGGTACAAGGAAAAAAGTCACAAATATGGCAGAAAGCGACAAGAAATAGAAGTCAGTGAAAGCTTTGCCTTCTTATTGTTGTGGATATTAAGTTGGTGGTCATCCGATCAAAAAAGCCTGGTGCTGGCTGCAGATGCATCCACATTGGGTAAGCGTTTTACAGTCTTGGTAATTAGTGTGGTCTACCGTGGCTGTGGAATACCTGTAGCTTGGAAAATTGTGGGTGCAACCGAAAAAGGGAGTTGGCAACCTTACTGGCATCAGCTGTTAAATCAGGTCAAACAGGGGATCCCGGATGATTGGTTTGTGATAGTCACCACAGACCGAGGGTTGTATGCTAAATGGTTTTATCAAGGGATTGTGGCTAATGGCTGGCATCCTTTGATGCGGATTAATGCTCAAGGATATTACCAACCATCCCAGGTTTTGGGTGACCAACCCCCATCGAAATTACCTCTGTCTGGGCTAATCACTGAGGTTGGTCAGCATTGGAGTGGTCGAGTCAGATGTTTCCGAAGCAACTGTGTCGATTGCACTCTCTTAGCTCGCTGGGATCACGGTTATGCTGACCCTTGGTTAATGTTAACGGATTTGAGTCCACAACAGGCTCAAATCTACTGGTATAGTATGCGTAGCTGGATTGAATGCTTGTTCAAAGACATTAAGCGTGGTGGTTTTGGTTGGCATCACACCAAAATGACTGACCCCAAACGTGCCGAAAGACAATGGTAA